CATCCCGCAATGCTTGGCCCAGTGCGCCGGAGGGCAGGAAGTGCACGATGCCCTGGGCTATGGCGGGGAGCCTTTCCGCCGGGACAACGATCCCGCCCAGCGCTCCGAGGAGGATCCACAGGAGATTGGTGATGGCCAAGGTGGCTTCAGGCCGTACAGTTCCAGCGACCAGGAGTCCCAGCGCAGTGAAGGCGGCCGCACCAAGGACGAGTATCCCAAGGCCTGGAAGCCATGCCTCCGGCCGCGGCTGCCAGCCCAGGAGCCCGGCGACTGCCCCCACGACCAGCACTTGGAGGAAGAGAACGACGAGCACGGCCAGTATTTTGCCGGCGATCAGGCCACCACGACCCAGGGGAGTGGTGGAGAGGAAGCGCAGAACGCCGTAACGCCGGTCAAATCCTGTGGCAATGCCCTGTCCGGTGAAGGCGGTGGACATGGCACAGAGAGCGAGGATTCCGGGCGTCGCCACGTCAATGCGCGAGCCTCCGAGCCCATCCAGCAGGGGAGTAACAGTCAGCCCGGCCAAAGCAAGAAGCGGAAGGACGACGGCAAGAATCAGCTGTTCGCCGTTCCGCAGCATAGTGATGGTCTCGTAGCGGCCCTGCTGGAGAATACGGCGCGGCAGGGAAGCGGGCCCGGCATTGGGGGAGAGGAGCTTGCTCATCGGAGGTCCCTTCCGGAAATGTCCAGGAAAACGTCCTCAAGGCT
This genomic stretch from Micrococcaceae bacterium Sec5.1 harbors:
- a CDS encoding ABC transporter permease: MSKLLSPNAGPASLPRRILQQGRYETITMLRNGEQLILAVVLPLLALAGLTVTPLLDGLGGSRIDVATPGILALCAMSTAFTGQGIATGFDRRYGVLRFLSTTPLGRGGLIAGKILAVLVVLFLQVLVVGAVAGLLGWQPRPEAWLPGLGILVLGAAAFTALGLLVAGTVRPEATLAITNLLWILLGALGGIVVPAERLPAIAQGIVHFLPSGALGQALRDAFLLGIVPFPAVLVLLMWTLLAGAAAIRWFKWN